The sequence below is a genomic window from Pelmatolapia mariae isolate MD_Pm_ZW linkage group LG9, Pm_UMD_F_2, whole genome shotgun sequence.
gcgctttggggtccttagggattagtaaagcgctatacaaatacaggccatttaccatttatccGTGCTGCGTCTAATGAGCCCATTCTGAGAAGCCATGGCTCGCTCTATAGTTCCAATCAACATAgtgggcagccttgtggggatTTGAACAGCTGTTTCCGCTTTCTttattcttcgataagccagggccaagccccCGTAGTCCCCCATTGACTGTAcaaatatagttttattttttagttgttAATTATCTCACGAGTCACTGTTACTCCCATCAGCCACCACGCGGACAAGTTGTCTCAAATATTCagtgaaattaaataatttaaaccaTCATGTGACATGATTTTACACTGTTATCAAAATAAACCCAGCAAATAAAAGTGTAGAAACATAAATACCTGTTTATCTCGGTTACATGGAAACTCAAATTAACAGAGACACATTAAACGCACCTCACTGCCTGCCGTAGTGTTCTTCGTAGCTGCACTTCAACTCAAAAAGGTAGGTTCATAAATTGGATTTAACTTAACCACAATACTTTGACATGGGTTTTTAATAAACTTGAGTCCAGCTTGAAGGCAAGATGCGCCAAAACCCGCGGTGCTTTACTTGCTTCGTGtcacttacaaaaaaaaaaaaaaaaaaaaaagcagtccgTGCTTCCACcaagttttaaaacaaaattcCGCAATTAAAGGAAAATCACACAAATGTTTCTAACAAAtacaatgaagaacattaaaataattcACTGTCAGTTACAGTCGCTATTTTGACGACAGAGATTAGCTGCTTAATTTGCTCTGCCCTGCCTACTGAGAAACCTGACACCGGGTAATTTGCATACTAACAGTGATTAGATGTTTAGCTGGGGGGACGGTGAGTGGGGGGTTCTCTGCCTATGCTGTGTGAGCCTGTTCACAAACAGAGCACGGAGGGAAATAGCGAACGAGACATGAAACCTATTATCTTATTTCTGCCTTTTCCAGCTGATTTTTGAGCTACTGTATTAAGTCTTGTCCATATTCAGTTTGTGGGTAATCTACTATTTTCTCTCTCAACTTCTAAAGTTTGATTTAAGGGGCCATTGCCCCCTCTTGCCCCAGCATATAGCCAGCCCCGGTGATGATGTTGAAGCGGTGAGCAAAGCGATCGGTGTGGAGGGTGTACTGGTGGCATCCaccatctgttttttttttgttttttttttaagcatagcAGCTAGCAGGTTGAACGGGTCATGGATGGAACATTGAGGTTCACAAAGCATCACACATAGAGGACTGGGCAAGTTGCAGAGCAGCAGGAAAACCAGCTGAACCGAGCAGAGAGTCCAGAGTGTGGAGAACTAAGCTGAGCAATGAAAGAGTGAAATAAGAGCTGAAACTCACCCAGCACTGTCTTTACATGCAGGagaattgctaacatgctaacacaactGAATGAGCAGAGTTGTTCTGAACAGTCAGGCGAAAAtaacaagataaaaatataaatacatacctcacagtaactgcacttgtagagtttctttctggtgtggatctgttggtgtgaTTTGAGGTTAggtggagatttaaaagtcttctcacacaggtcacatttataaggtctctcctcagtgtgggtaagcATGTGGCTTTGTAACTGGGCATCTGTTGTAAACAGTTTCCCACACTGACCACAGCAGTAAACATCATGTCTGGTGTGGATGCGTTGGTGAATATTTCGATACCATCGATGGCTGAAAGTTTTCCCACAAATGTCGCAGCTGTACGCCTTAGTTTCAGAGTGGGTAACTTGATGATGCCGTAAGTTGCCTCTGAGAGCAAAAGctttgccacactgatcacagctgtacgctttaactccactgtggatgacttggtgtgtttttaagcttccaggctgggtaaaagactttccacacaactcacaggtGAACGGTCTCTCCCCAGTGTGGATGAGCCGATGACATTTCAGGCTAGAACTCTgagtaaaatccttcccacaatcatcacagctgtacgctttaactccactgtggatgagttggtgtcttttcaAGTATCCGGCTtgggtaaaatccttcccacaattatcacagctgtacgctttaactccactgtggatgagttggtgtctttttaactTTCCGGcctcggtaaaagactttccacacaagtcacaggtGAATGGTCTCTCCccagtgtggatgagctgaTGATATTTCAGGCTGGAGTTCTgagtaaaatccttcccacactcttcacagctgtattttttctctccctttcttctgtgaggtttgtcggcctcctgagagcgctgacttcttgctccatgttggtcctgcagtgacagagatacaaacagagacagtgagtgaaatgcagtcgtggaacaaacttTTTTactattgtacgatctactgtacaatataaagcgcattgaggcgactgctgttgtgatttggggctatataaataaaattgaattgaattgaaactcCCTCTGcaataaaaatgacaataagGAAAATATTTTGCtcattggggaaaaaaatatactGTATGAAAAATTACGAGTGcagctgattttattttatttcagtgtcCTGATAAAATGtgatctttgtattttcttgtaacTTGACCACAGGTTCAACATTTCTTCCTCACCGtctgtgttgagctcattgtttcctctgtagtggctgagctgagtccaaatggctgaaaatgttcctccgtcagactctcctcctgctgatcagctgggacacaaaagaatatttatatgtatttgatctctgacaaaaagaagcagagcaaaCACAAACCAGAGAAAAGCAACATTTAGAAGATTAATTTGTtccagcagctgcaggatgGTTTCTACAGGCTGAAGAACAACAGTCACTGCAGGAATCAACATCTGCACATTGATTTTCTGTTAGAGGAACAAAGTGaatgcagacacacagagacagactctCTCCAAACCCTCAGAACAAAAGCTGTCcagctttgtgtgtctgtcaaaATGCTTTTTACAAATCCTGCTGGAATCAGTGTTGTTACAGCTGCAGTCAAAGCAAGATGGAAATAATGAAGAAGGAAAGTTCAAATCTACTCAGACTAAATGTCTTCAGTCAGTGTGTCAGCCTCCAGTTAACAACAGTGGTGAGAAACTACACTACTGAACCTCCACTGACTGAGTAACTGCAGTTTGGTGCTTCATTATAACTTCATGGCAGTTTGTACACAAACTGGAGAAAACATCTAAGAAACTGAAGGTGAGCTGATAGTAAGAGGGTCATCATCTCACACTGCACCAGGATTCTCAGACCATGTCATGGTTCACTTGATCCCTGCAAACAGGCGCAAACTAAAACTCTCTAAAGTAGTGCTgtcaatagatttaaaaaaatgtattaatctcacaattttctgtaattaatcgCGATTAATTACGATTACTTGATCAATAGCCTGGTTgcaattacatttttcattcaACTTTATATAAGCTTGTAACTtacatttatgcaatataatgaagtaaatgcagaataaacacaaataatgtatgcttaaattcaaagagaatctgaatagttttcttcaatcttttagCACAGGTACTCtcttgagagagagagagagagagagagagagagagagagagagagagagagagagagagagagagagagagagagagacacacacacacacacacagacacacacacacagacacacacacacacacacagattgtgCTGGTATGCAGACTCgtcaccatcctgaatgaggccaatgacaGTGGTTTTATCTGCAAACTTCATGAGCTTAACAGCCGAGTCTTTGGAGGTACAGTCATTggtgtagagggagaacagtagtggtgagaggacacatccttgagCGGCACCAATACTGAGAGACCGAGTTACAGAGGTGATCCTGACCTAtctgtcaggaagctggtgatccactgacaggtagctggtgacacgctgagctgggagagtttggaggagagaagttcaggcacgatggtgttaaaagccgaactaaagtccacaaacaagACCCTGGCATCAATTCCCGGGCGgtcgaggtgttgcaggatgtaatgcagccccatgttcactgcatcatccaccgacctgtttgcccggtaggcaaactgcaggGGGACCAActggtggcctgtaatgtcattcagatgggctaacaccagtcgttcaaaggatttcatgaccacagacgtcAAGTCTGTAATCATTCAGTCCTGTAATGCTGGGTTTCTTGGGGACCAGGATTATGGTGGAGCATTTGAAGCAGGAGggaacttcacacagctccagGAAACACCGTCTGGTCCGGGGGCTTTCCTGGACTTCTGTTTTTGAAATAGTCGGCTCACATCCTCAGTCTGTATTCTGAGTtccagggaggaggaaagggggtGAGAGGTGTGATGAaggtcgttgagtctggattggGGAGGGGTGAGAGGTGTGTTGGGGGTCAATGTCTGAAACCATGTCTCTGGGGAGGGGAGGGTGAGGGGTGAGAGTCTGTCCATCTCAAACCtgcagtaaaatgtatttaactcGTTGGCCAGGTCTTCGTTTGCATCAACAGGGGGTTGGTGGCGTCTGTAGCTGGTGATTTGCTGCAGGCCTTTCCACACTGAGCCGTTCTTTCAGCTTCTTGGAGTAGATCCTTTTAGCCGCTTTGATCTCCTTGGTCAGTGTGTTCCTGGCCGGCTTGTACAGGGCCCTGTCACCACTTCTGTAGGCGTCCTCATTGGCTTTACAAAGATGTTGGAGTTCAGGAGTGAACCatggtttattgttgttgtatgtgcaaaaggtcttggttggcacacacacatcttcacatctatgatgtcacagtgtccgTCAGCTCATCCAGGTTCTCAGGTTCCCAGATGCAACCTCAAAAACAGTCCAATCAGTGCAgtcaaaacagtcctgcagTTCCTGCATTAGTCCACTTCTTCACAGTTTTGACTACAGGTTATATTAATcgcatttcattttgcattagCAAACACACTcgagaaaaaaagggaaaatatacgtacttaacatgtttattgaacatcttgaacattcatgttaacaaaaaactGTGTAAACATTTATCCACTCTCTCTTTTTGTCACTCTTGGGGAGGCACTTCAAGTCATTGAGACGTTGAACCAAAGCTATGTAAAGCGCCTGCTCTCAACAATATTAAtaggtctgcagtttgttgcaatccACTTGGCAATTGTGTCGAGAAATATTTCCAGGATAGACTGAGTCCTGATGCTCCGTGAGTGGTTTGTCGCAAGCTGTGTGACACGTTAGTATGCTTCACGTCAGTGTGATATTTTAAGCTGGAAGTGCTTTGGGGAAAAGGAAATTCCTTCTTGCACAATGTGCATAATACTTTATGTCGGTCGACTGTTCcgtcttgttattttttaatactCAAATTTCCCATTGAGAGCACGTGTATCATCTTTCATATTGATATTGAGCTGCCCGTCACTACCAGATCAACTGCCCATTTGAGCATGTGCGAAGGCAACTCTCCTTGGACAAACTGTCCGAAATGTgttgacagaaacatttcagggattttgagtcattctgtaCTCCAGATGCGTTAACTgcgttgaattttttttttatatcgcATTAATCGTGATGAGGGCTTAATCAGAGTTAATGCGTTAATTTTTGACAGCACTGCACTAAAGCTTTTTTGAAGCAGTGGACTGATGTAACTGTCTGTCAGAGCTACTGATATTCGACCTCGCCTTACTTACACTCCCTCATTCCTGCATGCAGCCTTTCACTAACAACTCTCAACCATGTCAATCTATAACTTTTCTTATTTCATTTTATCGCTCAGTTCCTCTCATGTGTTCATCCACAGCAGCaggacaataaagtttattgtgACCCTGATACTGCAGCAGATCGCTCTGATTTCCTGTTATCACTTCAAATAGAAATGAGGCTGTAGAGGTTTGGTGcatgcagaaaaacagctgcagggacaatgaaaagacttttctgctccaacttctcccagcatgctgagctaatgattagttggtgtttttctccaaacactctctcactcttctctcaacgtgttcacaataaactgtgaacagacaccgaggagagcagcagaagacctcattcaggagctaaactcaacatgaactgaactcacagtaaagttagctcggtgcttacctttagatgagcccacaaaccgagagaaactccgtgatgaagccggaactctttccaaacacagcaaacagatcagggagcagagacccacgtggttcacgctgatctcagctacgatccaggagacaagggtgggcagatcgatgcagatatcgatccaaacgttggtagtggtatatgatcgatactttagtttgtttctctcctcTAAGTTCACTGCTTTACTCCCGTTTCATGCaaaagcagctctctctgctcGACTCCTCTCCTGCACACACGCCCCCTCCTTCCTGCTCTGCTGTGATTCGTTACTGTGATCACGTGACgcagggctttggagcgtgatgtcacgggcgGGGGCAAGACCGCCTAGGCATTTTAGCAGGCCAATCAAATGACGGggttgtgccaaaaaatgattgtctgccaaaaactgatgaaaaaaaaaactgatttccggtatttgccaaaaactgattgctcgtatttaaactgctataagtaacttgttgggctataatatgtgaaacatatgtcaaatgcatcccttatggatgacataaagtcatcttgagccacaaacaacattcgtgtaacaaggtagaagccgcaatcagtttttggcagtgacttttatataacctttatttatgcagttaaaaaaatctcattaacattaaaaatgtcttttgtaagaGTAAGCTGGCCAAAAGGACAGAAGAAATGGcagcaaatcaaatcaaatcaaatcaaatcacttttattgtcacatcacatgtgcaggtacactggtacagtacatgcgagtgaaattcttgtgtgcgagcttcacaagcaacagagttgtgcaaaatacaataacgtaaaacaagcaaaaatataagaatggctaaatctgaaagtaataaatacaatatgtacaatatataa
It includes:
- the LOC134634825 gene encoding zinc finger protein 224-like, giving the protein MSSTQTDQHGARSQRSQEADKPHRRKGEKKYSCEECGKDFTQNSSLKYHQLIHTGERPFTCDLCGKSFTEAGKLKRHQLIHSGVKAYSCDNCGKDFTQAGYLKRHQLIHSGVKAYSCDDCGKDFTQSSSLKCHRLIHTGERPFTCELCGKSFTQPGSLKTHQVIHSGVKAYSCDQCGKAFALRGNLRHHQVTHSETKAYSCDICGKTFSHRWYRNIHQRIHTRHDVYCCGQCGKLFTTDAQLQSHMLTHTEERPYKCDLCEKTFKSPPNLKSHQQIHTRKKLYKCSYCEKQSDTDGSTSQPCRHCGGGKAFRCDLCGKTFNNEKSLKVHQRRHTGDKMNYCKECGKGFPTPSGLKEHELYHSGVKKHVCDQCGSSFTIASQLKVHKRVHTGEKPYKCRHCDKTFSRSSVCNKHERTHRSTDPRYE